A genomic region of Constrictibacter sp. MBR-5 contains the following coding sequences:
- a CDS encoding N-6 DNA methylase has product MTFGVADSIQDGPDWLFAIGKGHQLPALDGLVATASFTPDGQPPEQVAVMEKAKAYGARAVFFEAGRHGRAPVAQAFIFGANDFADDLAFAELHKRLWSWGGVPIVYRTAPGVIQLFRCAHEPDFMGADGVPVCNPIRTLRLGAEIASRDVWWDAARIRNGTIWDHPEACRVLLSTTKSAHRKLVEEVSHLAEQLAASRLLPASLRRRLLILSLLIAYLEERSVLLPSDFSAALPGAEHFFQVLANGPALVALLDRLEERFNGHVFRLSASDRTVLIETTELSRYARLVEGYEDSTGQLNLWRLYSFRDLPVELISNIYQLFVKDAGSSIYTPPALVRLMFDEVLSWSRLDEIMASDGVILDPACGSGVFLVEAYKRIVLHWRSHHGWARPNVDDLRPLLGKIWGVDVEEGAVELAAFSLCLSLCDALEPQEIRASVQLFPPLAGTTLHWSCFFEAKEQGRLQAPVAAIIGNPPFESKLTTDGARRAYTRYRKQHGTLADNQLAYLFLHEAAALLREGCVLAMIEPAGFLYNQNAAAVRQSFFARWTVREILDFVSVRGLFKRGEADPKIVVVIAEASPPKPDGRLLHAVFRRNGRATAEQGFDIDYYDLHWLKNADAREERDVWRANLLGGGRMRDFLARLRGFPTLGEYAERAGWDAGEGYFGGQKNASKNVEHLIGKPLLPTHALGPHGIEELEIGVVPDLPIKDPKAARRFTGPLLLIKEHQDLYSDIWRGDYLVYKNEIVGFSAPGDLARLEQLAAWLRRESVTLRAYVAGISSRLFTQRATSVFNADVFALPFPEDGDLDMSANERILAEDVVEYQRDFIRLGTRAKLMQQASAPVLDMFDEIFTAQINTVYDRKPLVALQEQSWSGAICKAYAFGDGQVDWAGADALRTRLDALLKERRGANLNVTRIARLYDRNFLFLLKPDRHRFWTRSVALRDADDVLADLRSQGF; this is encoded by the coding sequence GTGACCTTCGGCGTCGCCGACTCCATACAAGACGGCCCGGATTGGCTGTTCGCCATCGGTAAAGGCCATCAGCTTCCCGCGCTCGATGGCCTGGTTGCTACGGCGAGCTTCACCCCTGACGGCCAGCCCCCCGAGCAGGTCGCAGTCATGGAGAAAGCTAAGGCCTACGGCGCGCGTGCCGTCTTCTTCGAGGCAGGAAGACATGGCCGAGCACCTGTCGCACAAGCCTTCATCTTCGGCGCCAACGACTTCGCCGACGATTTGGCGTTCGCCGAGCTTCATAAGCGCTTGTGGAGCTGGGGCGGCGTTCCGATCGTCTACCGCACTGCGCCCGGAGTCATCCAGCTCTTCCGTTGCGCCCACGAACCCGACTTCATGGGCGCGGACGGAGTGCCGGTGTGCAACCCCATACGCACCCTGCGGTTGGGCGCGGAAATCGCCTCGCGGGATGTCTGGTGGGACGCGGCGCGCATCCGCAACGGGACGATATGGGACCATCCCGAGGCCTGCCGGGTCCTGCTTTCGACTACCAAGTCGGCGCACCGCAAGCTCGTCGAAGAGGTCAGTCATCTCGCGGAGCAACTGGCTGCGAGCAGGTTGCTCCCTGCATCGCTCCGGCGCCGCCTGCTCATCCTGTCGCTGCTGATCGCCTATCTCGAGGAGCGCTCCGTTCTGCTCCCGAGCGACTTTTCTGCCGCGCTTCCCGGTGCCGAGCATTTCTTTCAGGTGCTGGCAAACGGACCAGCGCTCGTCGCGCTCCTCGATAGATTGGAGGAGCGGTTCAACGGCCATGTCTTCCGCCTTTCCGCCTCAGACCGAACCGTCCTCATCGAGACAACCGAACTCTCGCGCTATGCGCGTCTGGTCGAAGGCTATGAGGACTCGACGGGTCAGCTCAACCTTTGGCGGCTCTATTCCTTCCGCGATCTCCCCGTCGAGCTGATCAGCAACATCTACCAGCTGTTCGTGAAGGACGCCGGGAGCTCGATCTACACGCCGCCCGCGCTGGTGCGGCTGATGTTCGACGAGGTCCTCAGTTGGAGCCGTCTTGACGAGATAATGGCGAGTGACGGAGTGATTCTCGACCCAGCTTGCGGTTCGGGCGTGTTCCTCGTCGAAGCCTATAAGCGGATCGTCCTTCATTGGCGCTCGCACCACGGTTGGGCTCGACCCAACGTGGACGATCTACGTCCGCTGCTCGGCAAGATCTGGGGTGTGGACGTTGAGGAAGGCGCGGTGGAACTTGCCGCGTTCAGCCTCTGCCTCAGTCTTTGCGATGCCCTCGAGCCACAGGAGATCCGGGCAAGCGTGCAGCTGTTCCCGCCGCTCGCCGGGACAACACTTCATTGGAGCTGCTTCTTCGAGGCCAAGGAGCAGGGCCGCCTGCAGGCGCCCGTCGCGGCGATCATCGGTAACCCGCCATTCGAGTCAAAGCTGACCACCGATGGCGCTCGGCGCGCCTATACGCGCTACCGCAAGCAACACGGCACGCTCGCGGACAATCAACTCGCCTATCTCTTCCTGCACGAAGCGGCTGCGCTCCTCCGCGAGGGATGTGTCCTAGCGATGATCGAGCCTGCGGGCTTCCTCTACAACCAGAATGCAGCCGCGGTTCGACAGAGCTTCTTCGCGCGCTGGACTGTTCGCGAGATCCTGGACTTCGTGTCAGTTCGGGGCCTGTTCAAGAGGGGCGAAGCCGATCCTAAGATCGTCGTCGTCATCGCGGAGGCGAGCCCGCCGAAGCCCGACGGCCGCCTGCTCCATGCCGTCTTTCGCCGCAATGGCCGAGCTACCGCCGAGCAGGGTTTCGACATCGACTACTATGATCTGCACTGGCTAAAGAACGCGGACGCGCGCGAGGAGCGCGACGTATGGCGCGCCAACCTTCTGGGCGGTGGGCGGATGCGCGATTTCCTAGCCCGCTTGCGCGGCTTTCCGACGCTCGGGGAATATGCAGAGAGGGCCGGCTGGGATGCCGGCGAGGGCTACTTCGGCGGGCAGAAAAACGCATCTAAAAACGTCGAGCATCTGATCGGCAAGCCGCTGCTTCCAACCCACGCGCTGGGTCCCCACGGAATTGAAGAGCTGGAGATCGGCGTCGTGCCAGATCTCCCAATTAAAGACCCGAAGGCTGCCCGGCGCTTCACGGGCCCGCTCCTCCTGATCAAAGAGCATCAGGACCTCTACAGCGACATCTGGCGCGGTGACTACCTCGTGTACAAAAACGAGATTGTCGGCTTCTCAGCGCCTGGCGATCTCGCCCGGCTGGAGCAGCTTGCCGCTTGGCTGCGGCGGGAATCCGTCACCTTGCGGGCCTACGTTGCCGGCATCAGCTCGAGGCTCTTCACACAACGCGCGACATCGGTGTTCAACGCGGATGTCTTCGCTCTGCCATTCCCGGAGGATGGCGACCTCGACATGAGCGCTAACGAGCGCATCCTTGCCGAGGACGTCGTTGAGTATCAGCGCGATTTCATCCGTCTCGGCACCCGCGCGAAGCTGATGCAGCAGGCATCGGCGCCAGTGCTCGACATGTTCGATGAGATTTTTACCGCTCAGATCAACACGGTCTATGATCGCAAGCCGCTCGTCGCACTCCAGGAACAGAGCTGGTCAGGCGCGATCTGCAAGGCCTATGCGTTCGGTGACGGGCAGGTCGACTGGGCCGGCGCTGACGCGTTACGCACTCGACTTGATGCGCTCCTGAAGGAACGGCGGGGCGCCAACCTAAATGTCACTCGTATCGCACGGCTCTACGACCGGAACTTCCTTTTCCTCCTGAAACCAGATCGACATCGGTTCTGGACCCGCTCCGTGGCGCTGCGCGATGCAGACGACGTGCTGGCTGATTTGCGATCGCAGGGGTTCTGA
- a CDS encoding SEC-C metal-binding domain-containing protein, which translates to MTENEEGASREADTAFELPPVLDPAQLVRIEAVHRGFLYQHLYAVGVILLLGRASGATIVVERDEDIEFRTATQTTYIQVKTRLEALRRGDIVEALERLDALRAAHAEGGGRAGDASFAIVSNAEPGAGLAAEVNGADWPADVALVTPLRASTNGLPGAGSTVESMLTICREAAAAVPFGGLRADTLVLKLASLVQRAASGAQDHTFTAAGMPELLEQLVIQLQDFPNPPAPYRPQRHEPPLVSDNRARLIIGFSGAGKTAWAAEGARLVSEPTLYFDIGDLPSAAVPTNLAREIVARFIGGGTGGMQLPPGGGLDVLRASDRMLDQSGQSVVIVLDNVHRLRPDDFRQIIESAPHQRFVGLAQPWPERALLEATLQIEGETLSGLDEDGIASFFRADDVAMDYDRSRQVGRLTGGLPLFVINAAKLTASRYGGDVSAFCAAIEARAQDQDTAQDLILETIFEALPAPARDAAALLGQCDVPLLRDEIDAFLTPIGTQAIVAGALRALRRASLLTEFARGGLGLHDAVRPLAAGHSAMLAPEIVSNALEALHLRLIASLHAHRDIPRLTFLVRLLPRVGRTDVLVDLATSEMFYEQGNMAMMWDTLVTAADNPDFSPRDRFWALDALAYWESRDGGTPNPDRIAQMATLVAEHQLEAREALNLIFKQLIIAGTNQNRTAIERFAAAGRKLATDPIMRRILRYNRAVALFRIGAYSAVRTALEPLIDESFTAIGVREQQMLGANGEALVRLFADVPDREEIKRTADALNLWATTMTNLDQPPMLRRVQASKLYALAGAGRSAAAAACDTADDMLAFVGSPEGAREAMEQHALPLIRRYQLTDLLLPARGQYAVILAYCGDFAAADREIEQLLNYGGESAREHELANQIMLIEGIRAGVVPPPVPRRPPGGAAILLNPNQVGRQQRADDPCRCGSGRKYKRCHGKR; encoded by the coding sequence GTGACAGAGAACGAGGAAGGCGCGAGCCGAGAGGCGGACACGGCTTTCGAACTGCCGCCTGTGCTCGACCCGGCGCAACTGGTCCGCATCGAAGCCGTTCACCGCGGCTTCCTCTACCAGCATCTCTACGCTGTCGGGGTCATCCTGCTGCTCGGCCGCGCGTCAGGCGCTACGATCGTTGTCGAGCGGGACGAAGACATCGAGTTCCGCACAGCGACGCAGACAACCTACATCCAAGTGAAGACCCGGCTGGAGGCTCTCCGACGGGGCGACATCGTTGAGGCGCTGGAACGGCTTGATGCGCTGCGTGCTGCGCACGCGGAGGGCGGTGGTCGAGCGGGAGACGCGAGTTTCGCCATCGTCTCCAACGCCGAGCCAGGAGCGGGGCTCGCCGCTGAGGTCAACGGCGCCGACTGGCCCGCGGATGTTGCTCTTGTAACGCCCTTACGGGCGTCAACGAATGGATTGCCGGGCGCGGGCTCGACGGTCGAGTCGATGTTGACCATCTGCCGCGAAGCAGCAGCGGCGGTGCCGTTCGGAGGGCTACGGGCAGATACGCTCGTCCTAAAGCTTGCGAGCCTCGTTCAACGCGCCGCCAGTGGCGCTCAGGACCACACATTTACGGCCGCGGGCATGCCGGAGCTGCTTGAGCAACTCGTTATCCAGCTCCAGGATTTCCCGAACCCGCCCGCACCGTATCGTCCCCAGCGGCACGAGCCACCTCTGGTCAGCGACAACCGAGCCCGGCTGATCATCGGGTTCTCAGGGGCCGGGAAAACCGCTTGGGCGGCCGAAGGCGCTCGACTGGTCTCCGAGCCGACGCTCTACTTCGACATTGGCGATCTGCCCTCGGCCGCGGTTCCGACGAACCTCGCCCGCGAGATTGTCGCCCGTTTCATCGGTGGCGGCACGGGCGGGATGCAACTCCCACCAGGTGGCGGCCTCGACGTTCTTCGCGCGAGTGATCGCATGCTCGACCAGTCGGGTCAGAGCGTCGTCATCGTGCTCGACAACGTCCACCGGCTCAGGCCGGACGATTTTCGTCAGATCATCGAGAGCGCGCCGCACCAGCGCTTCGTTGGCCTCGCACAGCCTTGGCCGGAGCGCGCTCTCCTCGAGGCCACCTTGCAGATCGAGGGCGAGACCTTGAGCGGCCTCGATGAGGACGGAATCGCGTCCTTCTTCCGTGCCGACGACGTTGCCATGGACTACGACCGATCACGTCAGGTGGGGAGGCTGACCGGAGGCCTGCCGCTGTTCGTGATCAACGCGGCGAAACTCACCGCCAGTCGCTACGGCGGCGATGTCTCCGCATTCTGCGCCGCGATCGAGGCGCGGGCTCAGGATCAGGATACCGCCCAGGATCTGATCCTTGAAACGATCTTTGAGGCCTTGCCCGCGCCCGCCCGAGATGCCGCGGCTCTTCTGGGTCAATGCGACGTGCCCCTTCTGCGAGACGAGATCGACGCTTTCCTTACTCCCATCGGTACGCAGGCCATTGTTGCCGGCGCGCTTAGAGCGCTCCGGCGAGCATCGCTTCTCACGGAGTTTGCACGAGGGGGGCTTGGCCTGCACGATGCTGTGCGGCCGCTCGCGGCGGGACATTCTGCGATGCTGGCGCCCGAAATTGTCTCGAACGCCCTTGAGGCGCTGCACCTTCGGCTGATCGCCTCGTTGCATGCGCATCGCGACATCCCTCGCTTGACCTTTCTTGTGCGCTTGCTGCCTCGCGTCGGGCGTACCGATGTGTTGGTCGACCTCGCCACCAGCGAGATGTTCTACGAGCAGGGCAACATGGCGATGATGTGGGACACCCTCGTCACCGCAGCCGACAATCCTGATTTCAGCCCACGCGACCGGTTCTGGGCCTTGGACGCGCTCGCATATTGGGAAAGTCGTGACGGCGGTACGCCCAACCCAGACCGCATCGCGCAAATGGCGACGCTCGTCGCGGAGCATCAACTCGAAGCCCGCGAAGCTCTCAACCTGATCTTCAAGCAGCTGATCATCGCCGGCACCAACCAGAATCGTACCGCGATCGAGCGGTTCGCGGCCGCTGGCAGGAAGCTCGCGACCGATCCAATAATGCGGCGGATCCTGCGGTACAACCGCGCTGTCGCGCTGTTCCGGATCGGCGCCTACTCGGCGGTACGCACGGCCTTGGAGCCGCTGATCGACGAGAGTTTTACTGCGATAGGCGTCCGCGAGCAGCAGATGCTTGGAGCCAACGGCGAGGCGCTTGTGCGTCTCTTCGCAGACGTGCCGGACCGCGAAGAGATCAAGCGGACCGCCGATGCGCTCAATCTCTGGGCCACGACGATGACCAATCTCGATCAACCGCCCATGCTGCGGCGCGTTCAGGCATCGAAGCTTTACGCCCTAGCGGGCGCTGGCCGATCCGCAGCCGCCGCCGCCTGCGACACCGCGGACGACATGCTCGCCTTCGTGGGCAGTCCGGAGGGCGCCCGCGAAGCGATGGAGCAGCATGCGCTGCCCCTGATCCGCCGTTATCAGCTCACGGATCTCTTACTCCCGGCGCGTGGCCAATACGCGGTGATTCTCGCCTATTGTGGCGACTTCGCCGCTGCCGACCGGGAAATCGAGCAGCTGCTGAACTATGGCGGTGAATCAGCGCGAGAACACGAGCTGGCGAACCAGATCATGCTGATCGAGGGAATTCGCGCTGGCGTCGTGCCTCCGCCAGTGCCCCGTCGTCCTCCTGGCGGTGCTGCGATCTTGTTGAACCCGAACCAGGTGGGCCGACAGCAGCGCGCCGATGACCCTTGCCGCTGCGGTTCGGGCCGAAAATACAAGCGCTGCCATGGCAAACGATGA
- a CDS encoding SDR family NAD(P)-dependent oxidoreductase, protein MGSHPPRQCKGVIFCLQTVAGVMIPRRSGRIINIASIVGKANAGTSNAAYAASKGAVISLTRAAAQQPAKHDINVNAICPGVTRTELSDATLLARAEKASVNIEVMEKRRDEAIPEGAAANRRISPQRQLLLASPSARTIPGQSYNMDGGIIP, encoded by the coding sequence CTGGGATCGCATCCACCACGTCAATGCAAAGGCGTCATCTTCTGCCTTCAGACCGTAGCAGGGGTCATGATCCCGCGACGGAGCGGCCGCATCATCAACATCGCGTCGATCGTCGGCAAGGCCAATGCCGGCACGTCGAACGCCGCCTACGCCGCGAGCAAGGGAGCCGTAATCAGCCTCACCCGAGCCGCCGCCCAGCAGCCGGCGAAACATGACATCAACGTCAACGCCATCTGCCCCGGCGTCACCAGGACGGAACTGTCGGATGCGACCCTGCTGGCGCGCGCCGAAAAGGCCAGCGTGAACATCGAGGTCATGGAAAAGCGCCGGGACGAGGCGATCCCCGAGGGCGCCGCTGCGAACCGTCGGATATCGCCGCAACGGCAGCTTCTTCTCGCCTCGCCCAGTGCGCGGACCATACCGGGGCAGTCCTACAACATGGATGGCGGCATCATACCATAG
- a CDS encoding SDR family NAD(P)-dependent oxidoreductase, protein MPDELLEIEIARAERARRFGSTAGEGVAPSAGLCVTWRIEHDHHVDRAQPGSRRNGRRLREAFNMILKDPVAIVTGAGRGIGAATAMALADAGVTVAAVGIESDLVTHTSNAIARRGGRSLALAVDIGDVAAIRSMVDTVMAAFGRVDILGNNGGVTRRAESWT, encoded by the coding sequence ATGCCGGACGAACTGCTCGAAATAGAGATCGCCCGAGCCGAACGCGCTCGTCGCTTCGGATCGACGGCGGGCGAAGGCGTCGCTCCATCCGCCGGTCTTTGCGTCACGTGGCGGATTGAGCACGATCATCATGTGGACAGGGCGCAGCCGGGCTCAAGGCGCAACGGCCGACGCCTAAGAGAAGCCTTCAACATGATCCTGAAAGATCCGGTCGCCATCGTCACGGGTGCCGGACGCGGCATAGGCGCTGCGACCGCCATGGCGCTCGCGGACGCCGGTGTGACCGTGGCAGCGGTGGGCATCGAGAGCGATCTCGTCACGCACACCTCCAATGCAATTGCCCGCCGGGGCGGCCGCTCGCTGGCGCTCGCGGTGGATATCGGCGACGTCGCCGCGATCCGGTCGATGGTCGACACGGTCATGGCGGCTTTCGGCCGAGTGGACATCCTGGGCAACAATGGCGGGGTTACCCGTCGCGCCGAATCATGGACCTGA
- a CDS encoding SWIB/MDM2 domain-containing protein, with the protein MAKKQTAAKAGEAGSTEKKVNPALMKPLQPSKELAAVVGSDSLPRPQVVKKLWEYIKKHDLQNPENRREIISDDKLRAVFGKDKVTMFEMNKYLAQHLK; encoded by the coding sequence ATGGCGAAGAAGCAGACTGCCGCGAAGGCAGGTGAGGCGGGTTCGACCGAGAAGAAGGTGAACCCGGCACTGATGAAGCCGCTTCAGCCGTCCAAGGAGTTAGCCGCCGTCGTCGGTTCCGACTCCCTGCCGCGGCCGCAGGTGGTCAAGAAGCTCTGGGAGTACATCAAGAAGCATGACCTCCAGAACCCGGAGAACCGTCGGGAGATCATCAGCGACGACAAGCTGCGGGCGGTGTTCGGGAAGGACAAGGTCACGATGTTCGAGATGAACAAATACCTAGCCCAGCACCTGAAATAG
- a CDS encoding LysR family transcriptional regulator: MASLDLGALEIFRCVAQERSISGAAARLGRVQSNVSTRLKQLEETLGAALFLRTRRGLTLTEAGRTLLDYAERLLALSREASDALRDGRPRGVLRLGTMESTAAARLPTILAGYHAQFPEVTVHLHTDTAGGLMDCLARGDIDAAFIAEPVPDAAFDQRPVFLESLILIGPATGPSTYRNEDLNGRTIIAFEEGCAYRRYLHEWLLEQRIAPGGTLSVGSYLAMIACVSAGAGYAVVPQSVLATVRCGDEVRRYPLSGKHAAIRTMLARRPGYSSANLDALDALLPGLPEDNQASPG; the protein is encoded by the coding sequence ATGGCCTCGCTCGATCTCGGTGCCCTTGAGATCTTCCGCTGCGTCGCGCAGGAGCGCAGCATCTCCGGCGCCGCCGCCCGGCTCGGCCGGGTCCAGTCCAACGTCAGCACGCGGTTGAAGCAGCTGGAGGAGACGCTGGGAGCAGCGCTGTTCCTGCGCACGCGGCGCGGGTTGACCCTGACGGAGGCGGGGCGGACCCTGCTGGACTATGCGGAGCGACTGCTGGCGCTGTCGCGCGAAGCGTCGGACGCGCTGCGTGACGGCCGGCCGCGCGGCGTGCTGCGCCTGGGCACGATGGAAAGCACGGCGGCTGCGCGGCTGCCGACAATCCTCGCCGGCTACCATGCGCAGTTCCCGGAGGTGACGGTGCACCTCCACACCGATACCGCCGGAGGGCTGATGGACTGCCTGGCCCGCGGTGACATCGACGCGGCGTTCATCGCCGAACCCGTTCCCGACGCAGCATTCGATCAGCGGCCGGTGTTCCTCGAGAGCCTCATCCTGATCGGACCGGCCACTGGTCCCTCCACCTATCGTAACGAGGATCTGAACGGCCGCACCATCATCGCCTTCGAGGAAGGCTGCGCCTATCGGCGCTATCTGCACGAATGGCTGCTGGAACAGCGGATTGCGCCGGGCGGCACACTCTCGGTCGGCTCCTATCTCGCGATGATCGCCTGTGTGTCGGCCGGCGCAGGCTACGCCGTCGTTCCGCAGTCGGTGTTGGCTACCGTGCGGTGCGGCGACGAGGTGCGCCGCTATCCGCTGTCGGGCAAGCATGCGGCCATACGCACGATGCTTGCCCGCCGACCGGGCTACAGTTCGGCCAACCTCGACGCTCTGGACGCGCTTCTCCCGGGGCTGCCGGAGGATAACCAGGCATCTCCCGGGTAG
- a CDS encoding nitronate monooxygenase: MAPRAIFDRTRAFMDAYRLRIPVLLAPMAGACPPGLSVAVGRAGGMGACGALLMQPTEIAAWAQEVSAGTDGAFQMNLWIPDPPPARDPSAEAAVRAFLGQWGPEVPADAGDGAPLNFAAQRQALLDARPAAISSIMGVYPADFIAAMKARGIRWFATATTVEEARVAERAGADVIVAQGMEAGGHRGAFEVASAEAAMVGLFALLPAIVDAVSVPVVATGGIADARGVAAALLLGASAVQIGTGFLRSPEAALPSAWADAIGRTLPEHTLITRAFSGRPGRSVATRYARAAAAPETPPPAPYPVQRGLTQPMRSAGMRADDIDRIQAWAGQSAALARAVPAEEIAREVWEEARAMLGGDELLH, from the coding sequence ATGGCACCAAGGGCAATCTTCGATCGAACGCGGGCATTCATGGATGCGTACCGGCTGCGCATTCCCGTCCTGCTCGCGCCGATGGCGGGAGCTTGCCCGCCGGGGCTCTCGGTCGCAGTCGGCCGTGCCGGCGGCATGGGGGCATGCGGCGCCTTGCTGATGCAGCCGACCGAGATCGCGGCCTGGGCGCAGGAGGTCTCGGCCGGAACTGACGGAGCCTTCCAGATGAACCTCTGGATCCCGGACCCGCCACCGGCGCGCGATCCCTCGGCCGAGGCTGCCGTTCGGGCCTTCCTTGGCCAATGGGGGCCGGAGGTCCCAGCCGACGCGGGCGACGGCGCGCCGCTGAACTTCGCCGCCCAGCGCCAGGCGCTGCTGGACGCGCGGCCCGCGGCGATCTCCTCGATCATGGGAGTCTATCCGGCTGACTTCATCGCGGCGATGAAGGCGCGCGGCATCCGCTGGTTCGCTACCGCCACCACGGTGGAGGAGGCGCGCGTGGCTGAGCGGGCCGGCGCCGACGTCATCGTCGCCCAGGGGATGGAGGCGGGGGGCCATCGCGGCGCCTTTGAAGTCGCCTCGGCCGAGGCGGCAATGGTCGGCCTGTTCGCTCTTCTGCCGGCGATCGTCGACGCGGTGTCCGTGCCGGTCGTCGCCACGGGCGGCATCGCCGACGCGCGCGGCGTGGCGGCGGCACTGCTGCTCGGCGCCTCAGCTGTACAGATCGGGACCGGCTTCCTGCGCAGCCCGGAGGCGGCACTCCCGTCGGCCTGGGCCGACGCGATCGGCCGCACCCTGCCGGAGCACACTCTCATCACCCGCGCCTTCTCCGGCCGCCCGGGCCGCAGCGTCGCCACCCGCTACGCCCGCGCCGCGGCGGCCCCCGAGACGCCGCCTCCAGCTCCGTATCCGGTGCAGCGCGGCCTGACCCAGCCTATGCGCAGTGCCGGGATGCGTGCAGACGACATTGATCGGATCCAGGCATGGGCCGGCCAGTCCGCCGCCCTCGCACGCGCCGTTCCGGCCGAGGAGATCGCGCGTGAGGTTTGGGAGGAGGCGCGAGCGATGCTTGGGGGTGACGAGCTGCTCCACTGA